A genomic region of Pelodiscus sinensis isolate JC-2024 chromosome 17, ASM4963464v1, whole genome shotgun sequence contains the following coding sequences:
- the GPR151 gene encoding G-protein coupled receptor 151, whose amino-acid sequence MNSSLAPPVHFAGGSQPPDSREWKAAIPALLGVVCLAGVAGNACVIGILLANARRGKPSLIHSLILNLSLADLLLLLFAAPLRAAAYSRGAWPLGWFVCKTSDGFSRTCMAAKSLTTTVVAKACFMYASNPAKQVSIEARTICAVLLATWLAALVSSVPLWLFSTLRELAAGSAVCIVAVPAPAQQFMAVFVKLYPLLVFAAPLLCAFLYFWRAYGQCQRRGTKTQNLRNQIRSRRLTIMLLSVTVTLAVMWLPEWISWLWVWHLKPASPAPPEGFLALTQVLMFAISSVNPLIFLVMSEEFREGFKGLWKRLTLEKPVPATDNQEIPAANSEGLPDSVPSPESAIAEQEEELPAAPQASESLEKKEMPVFPDVEQFWHDREAAPDAQDNDPIPWEHEEQETVGCDQ is encoded by the coding sequence ATGAACAGCTCCCTGGCGCCGCCGGTGCATTTCGCGGGCGGCTCGCAGCCCCCCGACTCGCGGGAGTGGAAGGCGGCGATTCCCGCTTTGCTGGGCGTCGTCTGCCTGGCTGGCGTGGCGGGGAACGCGTGTGTCATCGGCATCCTGCTCGCCAACGCCAGGCGAGGGAAACCCTCCCTGATCCACTCCCTGATCCTCAACCTCAGCCTGGCGGAtctgctcctcctgctcttcGCCGCGCCCCTGCGGGCCGCCGCTTACTCCCGCGGCGCCTGGCCCCTGGGCTGGTTCGTCTGCAAAACCTCCGACGGCTTCAGCCGCACGTGCATGGCAGCCAAGAGCCTGACGACCACCGTGGTGGCCAAGGCTTGCTTCATGTACGCCAGCAACCCGGCCAAGCAAGTGAGCATCGAGGCGCGCACGATCTGTGCTGTGCTCCTGGCCACGTGGCTGGCGGCTCTGGTCAGCTCCGTGCCGCTCTGGCTCTTCAGCACGCTCCGGGAGCTGGCGGCGGGCTCGGCTGTGTGCATCGTGGCcgtgccagcccctgcccagcagtTCATGGCCGTTTTCGTCAAGCTCTACCCCCTGCTTGTGTTCGCCgcgcccctgctctgcgccttCTTGTATTTCTGGCGCGCTTATGGCCAGTGCCAGCGCAGGGGGACCAAGACCCAAAACCTGAGGAACCAGATCAGGTCGAGGCGCCTTACAATAATGCTGCTAAGCGTCACTGTGACCTTGGCAGTGATGTGGCTGCCCGAATGGATATCCTGGCTGTGGGTTTGGCACCTAAAGCCAGCAAGCCCTGCTCCACCCGAAGGATTCTTGGCTCTGACCCAAGTCCTTATGTTTGCCATCTCATCAGTCAACCCTCTCATCTTCCTGGTGATGTCTGAGGAATTCAGAGAGGGCTTTAAGGGCTTGTGGAAAAGACTGACCCTGGAAAAGCCTGTCCCTGCCACAGACAACCAGGAAATCCCAGCTGCTAACTCCGAGGGTCTTCCTGATTCTGTCCCTTCTCCAGAGTCAGCGATTGCTGAGCAAGAGGAAGAACTCCCAGCTGCCCCTCAAGCCTCAGAAAGCCTGGAAAAGAAGGAGATGCCAGTCTTTCCAGACGTAGAGCAGTTCTGGCATGACCGAGAAGCCGCCCCAGATGCTCAAGACAATGACCCTATTCCCTGGGAACACGAAGAGCAAGAGACAGTAGGCTGTGATCAGTAA